One part of the Nostoc sp. PCC 7120 = FACHB-418 genome encodes these proteins:
- a CDS encoding restriction endonuclease subunit S gives MKTNFPESYQKTEFGIVPNDWKIRKLVECCNKITDGTHDTPKPLAQGIPFLTAIHVKEGFIDFNNCYYLPQSIHESIYKRCNPEKNDVLMVNIGAGVATTALIDVEYEFSLKNVALLKPDKNNLIGSYLNYCLSLNKFRITNQLLSGGAQPFLSLKQIGEISIPIPPTIEEQEAIAQSLSDVDALITECDRIIAKKHNTKQGTMQQLLTGEKRLPGFSGEWEVEEFEQVLKVVDGDRGDNYPSNDELFDNGYCLFLSAKNVTKGGFKFSDCTFITKEKDNLLGNGKLCKKDVVLTTRGTVGNIAFFDYSVPFENIRINSGMVILRSEDKNLDNSYLYSFLKSHLFQTQIDRAVFGSAQPQLTVKGISKFKIPVSSLPEQKAIAQILSDMDTEIAALEQKRDKYKAIKQGMMQELLTGKTRLICSS, from the coding sequence ATGAAAACAAATTTTCCTGAAAGCTATCAAAAAACAGAGTTTGGAATCGTACCTAATGATTGGAAGATAAGAAAGTTAGTAGAATGTTGTAATAAAATTACAGACGGAACTCACGATACACCAAAACCACTTGCTCAAGGAATACCATTTTTAACTGCTATTCATGTGAAAGAGGGTTTTATTGATTTCAATAATTGCTATTATTTGCCCCAAAGTATACATGAAAGTATTTACAAACGATGTAATCCAGAAAAGAATGATGTGCTTATGGTAAACATCGGTGCAGGAGTAGCTACAACTGCACTAATCGATGTTGAATATGAATTTAGCCTTAAAAATGTTGCATTATTAAAACCTGATAAGAATAATTTAATCGGTTCTTATTTAAATTATTGTCTTTCTCTTAATAAATTTAGAATTACCAATCAGCTTCTAAGTGGAGGAGCGCAACCGTTTCTGTCTCTAAAACAAATAGGTGAAATTTCAATTCCTATCCCTCCAACAATAGAAGAACAAGAAGCGATCGCCCAATCCCTCAGTGATGTCGATGCCCTGATTACAGAGTGCGATCGCATCATCGCCAAAAAGCACAACACCAAGCAAGGCACGATGCAGCAACTCCTCACGGGAGAGAAACGCTTGCCGGGTTTTAGTGGCGAGTGGGAGGTGGAGGAATTTGAGCAAGTTCTAAAAGTGGTAGATGGAGATAGAGGAGATAATTATCCAAGCAATGATGAGCTTTTTGACAATGGATATTGCTTGTTTTTAAGTGCCAAAAATGTCACAAAAGGAGGGTTTAAGTTTTCGGATTGTACTTTTATAACAAAGGAAAAAGATAATTTATTAGGAAATGGAAAGCTATGTAAAAAAGATGTGGTGTTAACAACTCGTGGGACTGTAGGTAATATTGCATTTTTTGATTATTCTGTCCCCTTTGAAAATATTCGGATAAATTCGGGAATGGTAATTTTAAGAAGTGAAGATAAGAATTTAGACAATAGTTATCTTTATAGTTTTTTGAAATCACATCTTTTCCAAACTCAGATTGATAGGGCTGTATTTGGAAGCGCACAACCACAATTAACTGTAAAAGGGATTAGTAAATTTAAAATTCCCGTCTCTTCTCTCCCTGAACAAAAAGCGATCGCCCAAATCCTCAGCGACATGGATACAGAAATCGCAGCCTTAGAACAAAAGCGCGATAAATACAAAGCCATAAAACAGGGCATGATGCAAGAACTTCTCACCGGAAAAACGAGACTAATTTGCAGTTCTTGA
- a CDS encoding type II toxin-antitoxin system Phd/YefM family antitoxin yields the protein MEHIATSELPETLQQIFAEIQRTKTPVTVTHDGEPLVIIYPATPQPQRPAFGAMKGSGEILGDVIAPVIPAATWEALQ from the coding sequence ATGGAACACATTGCTACCAGCGAACTGCCTGAAACCCTGCAACAAATATTTGCAGAAATACAACGCACTAAAACACCCGTAACCGTCACCCATGACGGGGAACCCTTAGTCATTATCTATCCCGCCACCCCTCAACCCCAACGCCCAGCATTTGGCGCAATGAAGGGTAGCGGCGAAATATTGGGAGACGTAATTGCTCCAGTAATCCCTGCTGCCACATGGGAAGCACTCCAGTGA
- a CDS encoding IS982-like element ISNsp1 family transposase, translated as MFSIEEFIIAVFCCVDDVLMEITQIYPIKRRGFAPSLRESEVLTMEVVAEFLGIDADKDIWKYFHRHWLGLFPQLKSRYAFIRQAANCWQYKELIQQKLAQYLGAYSDQLHLIDGLPIPLCGLSRAPNCRSFKSLADYGFCAAKKQTYYGFHGHLIVSGTGVISGFTLTPANGSERDALWDLITRIKGLLIGDKGYLSQFLSGELKEVGITLQTPLRSNMSDSRSRSSVRLMQRFRRLIETVIGQLVERFHIEKIRARDMWHLTSRLNRKILAHTVCFWLNRHNCDPLQFDDLVTEY; from the coding sequence ATGTTTTCTATTGAAGAGTTTATCATTGCCGTATTTTGCTGTGTTGACGACGTGCTGATGGAAATCACCCAGATATACCCAATCAAGAGACGAGGTTTTGCTCCGAGTTTAAGGGAGAGTGAAGTTTTAACAATGGAAGTAGTGGCAGAGTTTTTGGGAATAGATGCTGACAAAGACATTTGGAAATACTTTCACCGTCACTGGTTAGGGCTATTTCCTCAGTTAAAGAGTCGCTATGCTTTTATTCGTCAAGCAGCTAATTGTTGGCAGTACAAGGAACTCATACAACAAAAATTAGCACAGTATTTAGGAGCATACTCTGATCAACTTCATTTGATTGATGGATTACCAATACCTTTGTGTGGCTTGAGTCGCGCTCCCAACTGCCGAAGTTTTAAATCCCTTGCAGATTATGGTTTTTGTGCTGCTAAAAAACAGACGTACTATGGGTTTCATGGGCATTTAATCGTTAGTGGCACAGGAGTTATTAGTGGGTTTACCCTGACTCCGGCAAATGGCAGTGAACGGGACGCACTTTGGGATTTAATCACGCGAATTAAAGGTTTATTAATCGGAGATAAGGGCTATTTAAGTCAGTTCTTGTCAGGAGAACTTAAAGAAGTGGGTATTACTTTACAAACCCCTTTGCGTTCTAATATGTCTGACTCTCGTAGCCGATCTTCAGTGCGATTAATGCAACGCTTTCGTCGCCTAATTGAAACAGTAATTGGTCAATTAGTTGAGAGATTTCATATAGAGAAGATTCGAGCGAGAGATATGTGGCATCTTACCAGTCGGCTCAATCGCAAGATTTTAGCTCATACCGTCTGTTTCTGGCTTAATCGCCACAATTGTGACCCTCTTCAGTTCGACGATCTTGTTACAGAATATTAA
- a CDS encoding ATP-binding sensor histidine kinase: MLSIPGYRLDEELYNGSRTLVYRGYREIDSLPVVVKLLKNPYPSFNELIHFRNQYTITKNLHYPGIIQTYSLEPYKNGYALVMEDFGGVSLKDYFGKDHHVASLQEFLEIAIALCNTLDVLYRECIIHKDIKPANILINPETKQIKLIDFSIASLLPRETQIVINKNILEGTLAYISPEQTGRMNRGIDYRTDFYSLGVTFYELLTAELPFVSRDPMELIHSHIAKLPEKLRSGREREIPKVICDIVMKLMAKNAENRYQSALGLKFDLENCLNQLQETGKIQDFEIAQRDVCDRFLITDKLYGRDTEVEALLQAFERVSLGATEMMLIAGASGIGKTAVINEVHKPIVRQRGYFIKGKFDQFQRNIPLSAFVQAFRDLIAQLLTESDTQIQRWRNQILEAVGENGQIIIEVIPELSRIIGEQASVLEISGTAAQSRFNLLFQKFTQVFTTAEHPLVIFLDDLQWADSASLKLMQLLMADTGHLFLIGAYRDNEVSPVHPLMVTLNQIEKTATIINTITLSALTQRQINQLIADTFKCTEDLALPLSALIFQKTQGNPFFATQLLKQLYQDKLIDFNFQSGFWQCDIAKVKNQVVTDDVVEFMVAQLRRLPEATQKVLQLAACIGNQFDLATLAIVSEQSKIETAASLCKALQEGLILPLSEIYKFYQDSSLENTEHTAKNIEAQLAAFNVEEKTTIYKFLHDRVQQAASYLIPEEQKQLTHLKVGQLLLENTPLAQQSERIFEIVGQLNCAIPLITEQKKCQQLAQLNLNAGRKAKEAIAYSASLQYFNQGIELIISDGWKNAHDLTLNLYQDAAEAAFLNNEFEQMESLIEVVIQEAKNLLDKVKVHEIQLQSYQVQGQMLKAIKIGCKTLQELGIVLSEDITSHDINQAIENTLLILGNRQIESLIDLPMMIEPQALFALKIMISLTPSVHQAAPQLFPIIACEQVNLSLKYGNAALSAPGYADFAIVLNAVFNELDKGYEFGQLALKIVDKFAAKYVQSMTSFKVAAFNQINKLHIRDAINLLKESYSFGLEFGDFVHIIVATFFRLFYTYLTSSEKLDDLLKEIKMYEVNFASSQSFSIRFRMLRQSIEILTGVSHDSDLLMDEHWNEENILPILLQENDEFTFHEFYLIKLINSYLFNDSLTAVHYAEQGDSHLKGGAGMLSVSVFYYYDSLARLALYSQVEPSEQTRLLLRVDENQQHLKLRATVAPMNFQHKFDLVEAERHRALGQRFEAIDLYESAIAGAKANEYILEEALANELAAKFYLEWGKEKVAQAYMQEAYYCYFSWGAKAKTEDLEKRYPHLLQPILQQQRINFHPLETISWSGTSLSIHTSNADSTSISNMLDFSSILKAAQAISSSLKLDQLIANLTRIILENSGAKKSALILLQENTWQVKAITLINHEQIQPIFESQSLDTCQDIPVNIINYVKNTRQTVVIDNCKTDIPGLMGEYMQQIQPQSVLSTPIINQGRLVGVLYLENKLTQGVFTRDRLSVINFLCTQAAIALENAQLYNHLQEREQFLSSIYEGIGCLVFVIDVRDNGRLEYTGWSKSCELAIGIPTSEVLGKTPQELMAPDQGAAVEQKYLRCFQTGIPITYEECLTFNDQETWWLTTLSPLKDETDKVYRLVGTTINISEQQAALRERKQAEEAVTEKSQALETALEDLQQAQLQIVQSEKMSALGNLVAGVAHEMNNPLGFISATLKQTKPNFTDIIGHLQLYQELIENPGDEIQDHAEEIDLDYLLEDLPKTIDAMVMACDRLKNISTSLRTFSRADKDYKVPFNLHQGIDSTILILKHRFKANDKRPAIEVITEYGDLPLIECFPGQLNQVFMNILANAIDALDESNTGRSFADIQAKPNRILITTLMVDKCVNISISDNGKGMTKEVQEKIFDHLFTTKAVGKGTGLGLAIARQIVEETHNGKLSCHSILGEGTDFMIEIPV, from the coding sequence ATGCTTAGTATTCCCGGTTATCGCTTGGATGAAGAACTCTACAATGGTTCCAGAACGTTAGTTTATCGAGGATATAGAGAAATTGACTCCTTACCAGTAGTGGTCAAACTGCTGAAAAATCCTTATCCTAGTTTTAACGAACTCATACATTTTCGCAATCAATACACTATCACCAAAAATCTGCACTATCCGGGAATCATCCAAACCTATAGTCTTGAACCCTACAAAAATGGCTATGCGTTAGTAATGGAAGATTTTGGGGGCGTTTCTCTTAAGGATTATTTTGGCAAGGATCATCATGTTGCGTCTCTACAAGAGTTTTTAGAAATAGCGATCGCTCTCTGTAATACCTTAGATGTACTTTATAGGGAGTGCATTATTCATAAAGATATAAAACCCGCCAATATTTTAATTAATCCAGAAACCAAACAAATAAAGCTCATTGACTTTAGTATTGCATCTTTACTTCCACGAGAAACACAAATAGTTATTAATAAAAATATATTAGAAGGGACACTTGCTTATATTTCTCCAGAACAAACTGGCAGAATGAATCGGGGTATTGACTACCGGACTGATTTTTATTCTCTGGGTGTAACTTTCTACGAATTACTTACTGCTGAGTTACCTTTTGTCTCCAGAGATCCGATGGAGTTAATACATTCTCATATTGCAAAACTTCCAGAGAAATTGAGGAGTGGTAGGGAAAGAGAAATTCCCAAAGTTATTTGTGATATTGTGATGAAATTGATGGCGAAAAATGCAGAAAATCGCTATCAAAGCGCGTTAGGATTAAAATTTGATTTAGAAAATTGTTTAAATCAGTTACAAGAAACTGGTAAGATTCAGGACTTTGAAATTGCCCAAAGGGATGTATGCGATCGTTTTCTGATAACCGATAAACTATATGGCAGAGACACCGAAGTGGAAGCTTTGCTGCAAGCATTCGAGCGAGTCAGCCTTGGTGCAACAGAAATGATGCTGATAGCTGGGGCTTCCGGAATTGGCAAAACTGCTGTGATCAACGAAGTTCACAAACCAATTGTACGGCAACGCGGTTATTTTATTAAAGGAAAATTTGATCAATTTCAACGTAATATTCCCTTGAGTGCGTTTGTGCAGGCATTTCGAGATTTAATCGCACAATTGTTAACCGAAAGTGATACTCAAATCCAGAGATGGAGAAACCAAATACTAGAAGCTGTGGGTGAGAATGGACAAATAATTATTGAAGTCATTCCCGAATTATCAAGAATTATTGGTGAACAAGCATCTGTGCTGGAAATATCCGGAACGGCGGCACAAAGTAGATTTAATTTATTGTTTCAGAAATTTACCCAAGTTTTTACTACTGCTGAACATCCATTAGTGATATTTTTAGATGATTTACAATGGGCAGATTCAGCATCACTAAAGTTAATGCAACTCTTAATGGCTGATACAGGTCATCTTTTTTTAATTGGTGCTTATCGTGATAATGAAGTTAGCCCAGTCCATCCACTAATGGTGACTTTAAATCAGATTGAAAAAACAGCAACAATAATTAATACAATTACTTTATCAGCATTAACTCAAAGACAAATAAATCAATTAATTGCTGACACATTTAAATGTACAGAAGATTTGGCACTACCTCTTTCTGCATTGATATTTCAGAAAACTCAAGGTAATCCATTTTTTGCTACCCAATTGTTAAAACAATTATATCAAGATAAGTTGATTGACTTTAATTTTCAATCTGGATTTTGGCAATGTGATATTGCAAAAGTAAAGAACCAAGTTGTTACAGATGATGTTGTAGAATTTATGGTAGCTCAATTACGGCGACTACCTGAAGCTACTCAAAAAGTTTTACAGCTAGCTGCTTGTATTGGGAATCAATTTGATTTAGCAACCTTGGCAATAGTTTCAGAACAATCAAAAATAGAAACGGCAGCTAGTTTATGCAAAGCTTTACAAGAAGGATTAATTTTACCTCTGAGTGAAATTTATAAATTTTATCAGGATTCATCATTAGAAAATACTGAACACACAGCGAAGAATATAGAAGCGCAATTAGCTGCATTTAATGTAGAAGAAAAAACAACTATATATAAATTTTTGCATGATCGTGTCCAACAAGCTGCCTCTTATCTGATTCCAGAAGAACAGAAACAGTTAACACATTTGAAAGTGGGGCAATTACTTTTAGAAAATACACCCTTAGCCCAGCAGTCAGAGCGAATTTTTGAGATTGTTGGTCAGTTAAATTGTGCAATTCCACTCATTACTGAGCAAAAAAAATGTCAACAATTAGCTCAACTAAATCTCAATGCAGGTCGCAAAGCTAAAGAAGCAATTGCTTATAGTGCATCTCTACAATATTTTAATCAGGGCATTGAGTTAATAATTAGTGATGGCTGGAAAAATGCTCATGATTTGACGCTAAATTTATATCAAGATGCTGCTGAGGCAGCCTTTCTGAATAATGAATTTGAACAGATGGAATCCCTGATTGAAGTGGTGATTCAAGAAGCGAAAAATCTCTTAGATAAAGTCAAAGTTCATGAGATTCAGCTACAGTCTTATCAGGTGCAGGGGCAGATGCTTAAAGCCATCAAAATTGGATGCAAAACCCTTCAAGAATTGGGCATAGTCTTATCTGAAGATATTACATCTCATGACATTAATCAAGCCATAGAAAACACATTATTAATATTAGGTAATCGCCAAATTGAAAGCTTGATTGATTTACCTATGATGATTGAGCCTCAAGCTCTATTTGCCCTAAAAATTATGATTAGCCTGACTCCCTCTGTACATCAGGCTGCCCCTCAGCTATTTCCTATAATTGCCTGTGAACAAGTTAATTTATCGCTTAAATACGGCAATGCTGCACTCTCAGCACCAGGATATGCAGACTTTGCAATTGTCTTGAATGCTGTATTCAACGAATTAGACAAAGGCTATGAATTCGGACAGTTAGCATTAAAAATTGTCGATAAGTTTGCAGCAAAATATGTTCAGAGTATGACTAGCTTCAAAGTAGCTGCATTTAATCAAATTAATAAATTACATATTCGAGATGCAATCAATTTATTAAAAGAATCTTATAGTTTTGGTTTAGAATTTGGAGATTTTGTACATATAATAGTAGCAACGTTTTTCCGACTTTTTTATACTTATTTAACCAGTAGTGAAAAATTAGATGACTTGCTAAAAGAAATTAAAATGTACGAGGTAAATTTTGCAAGTAGTCAATCTTTCTCAATCAGATTTAGGATGCTGCGGCAAAGTATTGAAATTCTGACTGGTGTTAGTCATGATTCTGATTTATTGATGGATGAACACTGGAATGAGGAAAATATTTTACCTATTTTACTACAAGAGAATGATGAATTCACATTCCATGAATTTTATTTAATTAAGTTAATAAACAGCTATTTATTTAATGATAGTCTCACTGCTGTTCACTATGCAGAGCAAGGAGATAGCCATCTTAAAGGCGGTGCAGGAATGCTATCTGTATCTGTCTTTTATTACTACGATTCTTTGGCTCGTTTAGCTCTTTATTCTCAAGTTGAACCCTCTGAACAAACAAGGTTACTTTTGCGGGTTGACGAAAATCAGCAACACCTAAAACTTCGGGCTACAGTTGCACCAATGAATTTTCAGCATAAGTTTGATTTAGTGGAAGCAGAGCGTCATCGGGCATTAGGGCAACGATTTGAGGCAATTGATCTATATGAAAGTGCGATCGCTGGAGCTAAAGCAAACGAATATATTCTGGAAGAAGCTTTGGCTAACGAACTAGCAGCTAAATTTTACCTGGAATGGGGTAAGGAAAAAGTGGCTCAAGCATATATGCAGGAAGCATACTACTGCTACTTTTCCTGGGGGGCAAAAGCAAAAACCGAGGACTTAGAAAAACGCTATCCCCACCTGCTCCAACCGATTTTACAACAGCAACGAATCAACTTTCACCCCTTGGAAACTATTTCCTGGAGTGGAACTTCCTTATCCATTCACACTTCAAATGCTGACAGCACCAGTATTTCCAATATGCTGGATTTTTCCTCTATCCTCAAAGCTGCTCAAGCTATTTCCAGTTCTCTAAAACTAGATCAACTGATTGCCAATCTCACCCGCATTATCCTAGAAAACTCTGGGGCGAAGAAATCTGCACTCATTCTTCTCCAAGAAAATACTTGGCAAGTTAAGGCAATTACCTTGATTAATCATGAGCAAATACAACCGATTTTTGAATCACAATCACTAGATACTTGTCAAGATATTCCTGTAAATATTATCAACTACGTTAAAAATACTCGGCAAACAGTTGTGATAGACAACTGCAAAACAGATATCCCTGGTTTAATGGGGGAATATATGCAGCAAATACAACCCCAGAGTGTATTATCTACTCCCATTATTAATCAAGGGCGTTTGGTGGGGGTTCTTTACTTAGAAAATAAACTCACTCAAGGGGTATTTACGCGCGATCGCCTTTCTGTGATCAATTTCCTCTGCACTCAAGCTGCGATTGCATTGGAAAATGCTCAATTATATAACCATCTGCAAGAGCGAGAACAGTTCCTCAGTAGTATTTATGAAGGTATTGGCTGTCTGGTATTTGTGATTGATGTCCGGGATAATGGTAGGCTTGAGTACACAGGATGGAGCAAATCTTGCGAACTAGCGATTGGTATACCGACTAGTGAAGTACTGGGCAAAACTCCACAAGAATTAATGGCTCCCGATCAAGGTGCAGCAGTGGAGCAAAAATATTTGCGTTGTTTCCAAACCGGCATACCCATCACCTATGAGGAATGCCTAACATTTAATGATCAGGAAACTTGGTGGTTAACCACACTCAGTCCATTAAAAGATGAGACGGACAAAGTTTATCGCCTAGTTGGGACAACGATTAATATTAGCGAACAGCAAGCTGCACTTCGTGAACGCAAACAAGCTGAAGAAGCTGTAACAGAGAAATCACAAGCACTCGAAACAGCGTTAGAAGATTTACAACAAGCACAATTACAAATTGTTCAGAGTGAGAAAATGTCTGCATTGGGAAATTTAGTAGCCGGTGTAGCCCATGAAATGAATAATCCTTTGGGCTTTATTTCTGCGACTCTCAAACAAACTAAACCCAATTTTACTGATATAATTGGACACTTGCAACTCTATCAAGAATTAATAGAAAATCCAGGTGATGAAATTCAAGACCATGCTGAAGAAATTGACCTAGATTATCTTTTAGAAGACTTACCTAAAACGATAGATGCAATGGTTATGGCGTGTGACAGACTGAAAAATATTAGTACTAGTCTTCGCACTTTTTCCCGCGCAGATAAAGACTATAAAGTACCTTTTAATCTTCATCAAGGTATTGACAGTACCATTCTTATTCTCAAACATCGTTTCAAAGCCAATGATAAACGCCCAGCAATTGAAGTCATAACTGAGTATGGAGATTTACCCCTAATTGAATGTTTTCCTGGGCAATTAAATCAGGTATTTATGAACATTCTAGCCAATGCCATTGATGCACTTGATGAATCAAATACTGGACGAAGTTTTGCAGATATTCAAGCCAAGCCTAACCGCATCTTGATTACAACATTAATGGTAGATAAATGTGTAAATATTTCAATATCTGATAATGGTAAAGGAATGACTAAAGAAGTCCAAGAGAAAATCTTTGACCATTTATTTACTACAAAAGCTGTAGGTAAAGGTACTGGATTGGGATTGGCGATCGCTCGGCAAATTGTAGAAGAAACTCACAACGGTAAATTGAGTTGTCACTCTATTTTGGGTGAGGGTACAGACTTTATGATAGAGATTCCAGTGTGA
- a CDS encoding type I restriction endonuclease, with amino-acid sequence MSKVGQRERQTQNRIVQLFQQQLKYRYLGDWHDRPNNSNIETEILSTFLRDKQGYSNSLITKALYELNKVAGDQSKSLYDINKQVYSLLRYGVNVKEEVGENTQTVWLINWEKPLENDFAIAEEVTVKGENTKRPDIVLYVNGIAIGVLELKRSTVSVSEGIRQNLDNQKSRHVRLNIL; translated from the coding sequence ATGAGCAAGGTCGGACAACGCGAACGCCAAACCCAAAACCGCATTGTGCAACTATTCCAGCAACAATTAAAATATCGCTATCTGGGTGATTGGCACGACCGACCTAACAACAGCAACATCGAAACGGAAATCCTCAGCACCTTCCTACGCGACAAACAAGGCTACAGCAACAGCCTGATCACCAAAGCCTTGTATGAACTCAACAAAGTCGCAGGCGATCAAAGCAAAAGCCTTTATGACATCAACAAACAAGTTTATAGCCTCCTGCGCTATGGGGTTAATGTCAAAGAAGAAGTTGGCGAGAACACCCAAACCGTTTGGCTGATCAACTGGGAAAAACCCCTAGAAAATGATTTTGCGATCGCCGAAGAAGTCACAGTCAAAGGCGAAAACACCAAACGCCCAGATATCGTACTTTATGTTAATGGTATTGCGATCGGTGTACTCGAACTTAAACGCAGCACCGTTTCCGTCTCTGAAGGCATCCGCCAAAACCTAGATAACCAAAAATCACGCCATGTGCGACTTAATATTCTGTAA
- a CDS encoding type II toxin-antitoxin system VapC family toxin, translated as MKLLLDTHIWLWYLLGNERLSPGLQTTIAATTTELWLSPISIWETLLLAEKGRISLQPNPVAWVDLALNTLEIREAPLNRHIAILSRQIQLPHQDPGDRFIAATAVHHQLTLATVDTNLTGTSWLQTLS; from the coding sequence GTGAAGCTATTACTTGATACCCACATCTGGCTTTGGTATTTGCTGGGTAACGAACGCCTATCTCCTGGGCTTCAAACCACTATTGCAGCAACAACAACCGAACTTTGGCTCAGTCCAATTAGTATCTGGGAAACGCTACTTTTAGCAGAAAAAGGACGAATATCTTTACAGCCTAATCCAGTTGCATGGGTCGATTTAGCCTTAAATACCCTAGAAATTCGTGAAGCTCCACTTAACCGCCACATCGCTATTTTAAGCCGTCAGATTCAGCTACCACATCAAGACCCAGGCGATCGCTTTATTGCTGCTACCGCAGTTCACCACCAGTTGACCTTAGCTACAGTCGATACCAATCTCACAGGTACTTCCTGGTTACAAACATTAAGCTAG